The window GAGCTCTCTGCAAGCTGAGAGCTGGCCTATGGGtatgagctgagtcaacttttaggaaatagatatatgacctctgggttatgcCTTATCCCTGCTCTGTGAAACTGGCAACATCAAAGGGGAGAGCTTTTGCGTTATTCTACCTTGTCCCTTTTCCTTCATGGACTTTGTCGTCTCCTGTTGAGCTGCTGAGGTTCCCTGAGCATCGTGAAGGTGCTTGCTACGCacagtgctgggaacccaaaGCTTTATGCGTACGTGTCTGCCCCGTGGGCTTCACAGGTATGCGGCATTCTCAACATACCATCTGGTTTTTCGttgttaatattttctaaattatttaagtGAGAATTAGGTATGGGAAGCATGTTGTATGTGTctctattttctttgactgattcCCATTTAAAAACTTGTACATCAAAGCATCCCGGATGGGAACGGGTCTGAATGGTAGCACTGCAAGTGCACAGCCCTAGATTGAGTCCTCAGcaatgcacgtgtgtgtgtgtacatgtgcgtgtgcagtccatgcacacagacatacatacatgtgcacacgttTTCTTTCAAGGCTGGATTTCCACGTGTCTGCCCACAACCTGGGGAATACAGAGCTGCTTCTCTGTCCTGTTTTCCACATAGAAGTCAGAATGACCTCCACCTCCCTAGCCTAAAACCCTTGCCTACTGTTTTAGATAAGAGCTCTGAGTCTTAGTGTGGCCCAGAGACATctaaggaaagaggagggggttTCGTGTGGACTTCATGCAGAGCTAGTCATCACAGAAAGGAATGCCCCTGCTGGACCCCCCCACACAGAAGGCTCATTTCAGTTGAGAGGCTGTTGTGCAACGCCTGTTTCTACTCAAGTATCTGATTAGCTGGCCTTGAATCCCAGGGCATCTCAAGGGCATCAAaatgtattgttattttttatgtctCACTGGGAGCTGTGTGCTTGGTGGGCTTTAGTTGTGAGGAAGCTCTTTGTGATTCTCCTTCAGCTACCTGCCAGGAACCTGTGCCGTGCCTCCCTGCTCTGGTGGAGCTACATGCAAGCCCCTCCCACCACTAGGCAAGCTCTTGGTCTCTGCTGTGGGTGAGGTACCAGTCCCACTCACAGTTCTGAAGTCCTGTTGCCCACGGGAGCGGGTGTTCACAAAGGTTGCGCGTGGAGCGGAGGAACGATCGTTGCACTGAACTCTGAATTATGGGATTGCTGGAGGCTGGGCACCTTCTGAGCCTGAATCTTGAAAGCTCTCATGACATCTGGGGCTCACCGCTTTTCCCTGTGGGATGAGATACTTTGCTGGGGGAGCCTGCCTTTGACTTCCTGGGGTAGTTGTGGGTACCATGGCAACAGCAGTCAGATTCCAAGGACTTCCTGTTCTGAGTTCTGGTGTTATCTCAGCTTGAGGTTTTGGGCTGTCTGCTGAGGGGAGACAAGGCTGTCATAAGGCACACTGTGAGTGACAACTCATCATCCAGCCTCACCTCTGGAGGCAGCAGTGCTATGTTTGCTCAGGGGACCATATCAATATCCTTCCAGCGCCTGAGTCACCCGGAGGATTCATCCTCCAGGCTTTAGTTCCTTCCACTGGGGAAACTTAAGGTCCTACCTACCTCTGCCATTTGGGGTACTCTGTTTCTAGCTTTCTGTAATCAGAAATGTTTTGACAAAacaatatttcaataaaaatcacattttccaTTATTGAAACTACCCCAAGGAGTTAACTTTGTTAAtgggtgattttatttttcttctgctttccctAAGAATTGCCTGTAAGTCAAGGATGTGACCAAGACTTTTCATATCAGGTGCCAGGGTAGAAGGTCAAAGTCCCCCTCAGCCATGTTCCCTAGGTACCTTGGTCTAGGAAATCTCTGGACCATCATCATTCCGGAAACCAGAGAGACCCTGGTGAGAACAGAAAACTGAAGTCAGTCAGGCAGCTTGTGAGGCCAAAGACTGGCTCTTTCGTGAGCTCCTGTCACAGCCGCTCTGGAAGTCGGGCAAATTACAAAGGAGAGCAGGAAAGCAATTATGTTCTAGAAAATATAAACCTCCAAGGACGCTGGAGGCATCTCGGAGTTTGCCTGCCTGCTCAACTCCCGCCCTCTGGATTCCACCTTCAGCTCCTTTGCAGAGGTTGGCTATGTGGAGGGTCCTGTGAGTGTCTATACCCATCCCAGGAGCCTGATAACCAAACACAGCCCCTAGAAAGTATTGAAAAAGAGCTACTAGAATTGGTGAATTGGATATACAGCTCTGATCTCACATACAAATGAGCATTGCATGTGAGCCCATGCCTtctcatatatgtgcacatgcatatatgtatgtctctgtacAGACATGGACCTGAggtttttatgtaggtgctgtgTATATGTTTAGCACGGCATTCACATTTGTGTGTCAGGAGCATCTTTAGTTGCTCGAGTAGCTCCTGGGGGCGCATTCTTTTCTGGGGTGCTGCTTGGATTGGGAGACTGGGAGTGCAGTAAAGGAGGAcccagggcagctcacagctgatCCTGTCAGTTATGGCTCAGCTGGGTAGGAGCTGGTGCTCGATGGTTTGTGCTTTATAGGAGGTTATAGCCGCTCACAGAGCCCTCCACAGACCCAAGTGCTCTGCAGAGGGAGTGTAGGCAGAATCCAGAGGGTGAGGGttgaggaggcaggcagattcagAGACACCGCTCGTGTGCTCAGATGCATAGAATTAGAAGAAGCACAGATTTGAAGTGGGGTCCAAAAATCTTCTGTTGCTTTCTGTCATCCAAGCTTATCAGAACAGGTCAGGAAGGGatgctcagtggcagagcttggTGACAGAGGACACAGGCTGAGGGCACAGGCAGGGGTTAGGAGCCCAGATCAGGATCTGCCCACTCTCCCTAGTGTGTGGCCAGGTAGAAACAGGCTTCAAGTGGACGTGCAGGGCTTACAGGGGCCAGATGAGAGTCTGTGCTCCTGGCTAGAATGTGGCCTTCTCTACACTCCAGAAGCAAAGCATTATtggattaatttttcttttataaatccaATACACAGAGGAGACaaattcagaggcaggaaaactcAGAGGGAAAGGAGTTGAGACAAGAGCCCTAGATAGCCTCATGCTAACTGCACAGCTCAGTTAGGCCTGGACTGGCTGCAATCCCCCTGTTCCTACCTCTCAAGTTTGGGGGTGAGCTATAGGTGCCTGGCCACCAAAATGCTTTGACAGTAAAAGTAATTTGAATTCCATGTCCAAAAGTAACCTTCATTAATACTACATCAGTAGCTGTgtcatgtatatacacatttccCCTCATATTCCTGTGTTATTGATAATGGTGacactgtgtttctttctttttcttttctcttctctttctttcttttttttttttttcttttttttttttttttttttcctgagacagagtttctttgtagctttggagcctgtcctggaacctgctcttgtggaccaggctgatctcaaactcacagagatccacctgcctctgcctcctgagtcctgggattaaaggcctgcgccaccaccgcccagctgatacTGTGTTTCTTGATGTGGGGGAAAGTGATGGATAGTGTAACCAGGCACTCTGACAAGACATTAGTGTCTCCAAGCGCAAGACTTACAACCAGGTCGTGTTCTTTTGCCAGGGAACAAGCTACATGGCCTTTTCTGGAGCTTTACCCACTCCCCCCTCACAGTTCACAGTCTGCTCTCGGACCTTGAGTCTGTTGGCTGCTTCCCTCCCAGCCCAGGGCCAAGGTCACGGTGTGACTGAGTGATCTCTGTGTGTAAGGAAGTGCCTCACAAAAGCTCTGAAGGACAGATCTGCCCTCTTTatgtttcttcttcccctttgccCAAATTTCCCCACATGTAAGTTTTCTCTGGAATGGAGAAGTATTATCGGAAATAAAGGAACCCGAACCCTCCTGACAATCTCACCTATCCTCTGGGTACCTACCACTTCTGGGACATTACTGCCTAAGAGAAAAATCCTTGAGCACCTCCTAGTGGCCACACTGGGGAAGTGTCCCATGGCACAATCCCTCACCATCCCTGAGAGCTCAACCTTTGGCCTTGGCTGTGTTGATCACTTTCTGTAACAACTAAACTCAAGGACTCAGAGCCTTCAGCTCACCCCTAGAGTCCTCGGTGTGCATATTCCACAGATTTCTCAGGAGCTGAGTAGCACGTACgccaatgacaaaaacaaacgCACATAAATGGGAAAAGCTCTAAGGTCCCTCCCTGGAAATTCTTCTTGGTGGCATCCACTTGCTGGGGATGACAATGAGCCACCCCtaggagagggaaaaagaaaaacaggacgCATAACTAGCATTTTGGCCTTGGGTGAATGTCCAGGGGCTGCTTTTTGTCTCACCTGGCATATCCTGGCTCCTGAGGGATTGGGGGCAAAGAACCAGCGCACCTGCCATGCTGCAGAGACACACAGGTGAGCGGCTCCTACAGAGAGCATGGCAGCTCCCGTGATGGGGGTGATGGGGAAGCTGTGTGCACACGCTCAGGCAAAGGTACATCACTAGAAATGGGCGGTGAGGCCCGAGAACCACTGCTGAGGCTTGTTGGTGAAGGATTTCCCACATAGAGCCAGTCTATGAAGACAGAGAGGTGGCTGTTCATGCAAGTGAATACACATGTGCTGTGCACACActcctctccaccccccacatatatgaatacacatgtacacacaccctcTGCATcccacacaatacatacatgaatacacgTACTGTGCAcacactcctctcctcccacatatatgaatacacatgtacacacaccctcTGCAtcccacacaacacacatatgaatacacatgTACTGTGTAcacactcctctcctcccacatatatgaatacacacgtacatacacacccTCTGCATCCCACATgatacatatatgaatacacatgTGCTGTGTACACACATCCCCTCTCCActcccccacacatacatatacgaataaacatgtatgcacacacacacaccctttccacccctcccccccacataTATGCGCCTAAACTAAAACATGGAGAGGGAAGCACAGCCCTGTCAAAGCAGTAAATAAACCTCCAACTACACCATAAAAAAGTCAGGTGAATTATCtcataagaaattaaaaagaatccTTAGAACAGGTGTGTTGGATGCAGGCCTGTTCTCCCAAAACTGGGAAGTAGGGGCagtagttcaaggccattcttgatCATACAGGGAGCTTGAGACCAGTCTAtcataaacaagcaagcaagcaagcgaCTGACAGTAGCCCCGTATGCCTCCAGGGAACACAGACAGCTGGGCTTGTGGAATAGCCTCTTATACCAGAAGAcatgctgagtcaggaggatcattAAGTTCCctctaggaagcagagagagaaggaagaaggtgaTGGCCACCTTTGCCCCTATCTTCAGTCTCATTCCTCCGTGTTGTTGTCTTGATGCGGTCCTTCAGCATTGCAAAGGAGAAGACAGGTGGCTGGGAGCATGCCGCTCAGTCCCTCAGGCAGGTAGGGGAGGAGCAAGCACAGCTGTTTCCTGCAGCCTCTCATTGTCAGCGCAGCATCCCAGCAGGCAACCCCAGTGAAGAGAGGTGACCAAGTGGAAGATAAGCCTGGAGCCAGGCAAGGAGCAGTCCAGGGGTTGGCCCATATGCCCCATAGGGTGTATATATACACCGAAGGCCAGGGAGCAGTTAGGTATGGgtactgtcctagttagggtttctattgctatgacaaaacatcacgagcaaagcaaaccaaagagaaaagggtttatttggcttacacttccacatcatagtcttTCATTGAAAGAAGTCAAGACTTggactcaaacaaggcaggaacctggaggcaagaactggtGCAGAAATACAGATCTCATTGGAGGAAGCCCCAAAGGGGAAAAGCCATCATTCTTGCAAACAGTTAATAAGTTCCTGGATCTCTCCCTGTTTGCCCACAGAGGCTTTTTGCTGTACCTGTCTGGAAATGTGGTCATGTTTTTTGGACTCTTTACTCCTTTGGTCTTTCTTAGTAATTACGGTAAGAGTCAGCATTATTCCAGTGAGAAGTCAGCCTTCCTCCTTTCCATTCTGGCTTTTGTTGATATGGTAGCCAGACCTTCCATGGGACTTGCCGCCAACACCAAGTGGATCAGACCTCGGATCCAGTACTTCTTTGCTGCTTCTGTCGTTGCAAATGGAATCTGCCATTTGCTAGCCCCCTTGTCTACAAGCTACGTTGGCTTCTGTATCTACGCGGGAGTCTTTGGATTTGCCTTTGGTTGGCTCAGCTCTGTATTATTTGAAACATTGATGGACCTCGTTGGACCCCAGAGGTTCTCCAGTGCTGTGGGCTTGGTGACCATTGTGGAGTGCTGTCCGGTCCTCCTCGGGCCACCACTTTTAGGCCGCCTCAATGACATGTATGGAGACTACAAATACACGTACTGGGCTTGTGGTGTGATCCTCATCATCGCAGGTATCTATCTCTTCATTGGCATGGGCATCAATTATCGACTTGTGGCCaaagaacagaaagcagaggagaagcagaaaaaggaaggtaAAGAGGACGAGACCAGCACAGatgttgatgagaagccaaaggaaGTAACAAAAGAAGCACCATCCCCGCAGCAGAACAGCTCCGGGGACCCTGCAGAGGAAGAGAGTCCTGTCTGAACTGAAGCATGAATTGAGCAGTGTGCAACCCAAGACATCTGAAACCATTCTGCTGGCCTCTAGTCTACCAGTGGTGCTCAATGCAGACAGTGGACATTTGTGCAGAAAACCTACCAGGTGTTCATTGGtggaaatttttttgttttgttttgttttgtttttggtcacTCCTTACCAATGCCGGAATTTAAAATTTACTATGCTTCAGGTAGGGAGTGGTTGGCAAAGGATATGGGAAAGAAGTAgggatttttcttgttttgttttaatcttagCTTTTAACAGTGTCATGGAGATTATAATGTGCCTTAAGTTTTAGTTTTAGAACTCTTTAGAGAGCCTTAACTTTTAAAACCATTCTGCTGAattcatctattttaaatgtcgttttaaaaggaaaaataacaactAACTTGCTTGAGGTAACTTTAACCTtaatcttgttttgttgttgtttgtaatGCTTTGTCAGAATTGTTACTGGAACATTTATGGACAGAAATAATAGTTAAAAGTTGGAGGTGTATAAAAAAAACTGACTAAAGTATTTTTCTAGCATCATAGTTGCCTGGCGTAGGTACCTGCTAGgtatatatttaagaaatttaaagcATGAAATTCTGGAAACATCTTGGCTGCCGTAGCCACAGTCTGTCTGTCACCTGCTGGGTGCTTCCTCTCAGATGCTTGCTACAAGCCTAGCGCTAGAACGTTGTCACCAAATTGCTGCCTTCGCTCCTGTTCAGAGACATTGAGTGGTTAGAAGTCATAGCAAAAAGGTTAGTGTTAAAATCTACAAAACATTATTCAACACAGTCTGATTTAATATAGACAGGCCTCAGCTGACTACAGCTTGGGTTTTCAAAGACCCTAGTTATGGTATGGAACTTTTGTTATCTTCAAGTATGTGTGGGTTTGGGGGGGCTTggtggttctgaggattgaacccagggacaCAGGCATGCTAAGAAcatgctgtaccactgagccacatcccactAGCACCCTGGAATCCTCCTTAgaccttttttctttgatttttgataGTTCCATTTATATTCTAGCTTAGAACTGTATGTGAGATATTCAGTACGAACTGAatgtgtgtgctgtttgtttttttacattgtttttcaGTATTTGCAAAACCAAGAGGGCCAGAGTTTGGCTCCAGGGAAGcctataaagataaaatagggagggaggaagtttGCTGAATTCACTTGGTTCTGTAAGTACCCACCTCCCTGCCATATACACCAAGGCTTAAGGAGAAACTTCTATCATGCTTAGAATGATTGGACATAGTCTTACCTCTACAAACCTTAGCTTTCGTGACCGTTTTCAGTTaccagaaatggaggaaatgGGTTCGGTGTAAGGGTGGGAGGAAGAATGGACCTGATtggaactgtattttttttaacccgATATCTTCTAAATAGAGGCAGAGAAGATAAGACACTGAATTGTTCTCAATGCATTTAAAATACCATTGTAATTGACAGGGTGAAAATAGAGATTTAAAACCTGTGTAAGAAGCCAACTTTttccaaataaaacatttattttatttttagaaaaaaaaaaaaagaactggtgcagagatcatggaggggtgctgcttactggcttgctcctcatggtctgctcagcctgctttcttacagaacccaggaccaccagcccagggatggcaccacctacgatgggctgggctctcccatatcaatcactaagaaaatgccctacacaCTTGCCTGCAGCTGGATCtcgtggaggcattttcttaattgagcttcgctcctcccagatgactccagctgtgtcaagttgatgtaaaactaAGCAGCACAGTCACCAACCCTGGAAGGTTTCTAAGCAACAAACCTCCTACACTTCCAAAGGTACggaccagagttcagtctccagtactGAATAGAACAGGGTGCTGTGGCACATGTAacccagcacatggaaggcagaCACTGGAAGATCAgaagtcaaggtcatccttggctacataataaatctgaggctaacctggactatatgagactgtctcaaaaaagaaaaataaaaaggaaggagggagagagagagagagaaagagagagggagggaggaagggagagagagaaggagagagagaaggagagggagggaggaagggagagatagtgagagagagagatttcaatGTGGTTTCTTGGCTGTTGGGAGAGGCAACAGGACAGCCCTGGAGCTGACCTGGATCTCACAAGTAGACCTTGGCTATAAACAATGCCACAGGACATCAGCATTAGACAGGTCCCCTGGATTGTGGTGAATCAAAAAGAACCGAGACCACTCTGTAAGCATGCCTGACACAGGCAAACCTGAAACTCATCTGAACCACAGCAAGGATCAAATGTCTCAGCCCTGGCTTCTAAGGGTAGCTCTGCCTCCCTCTTTCTATGtcttctgtgtctttttaaagatGCCTTGCAGCTCCCCCTGGTGGACTTCCTCCTTCACTGCAACCACAATCAACTTGCCCAATCCCACTCAATCGGGCAGAGGAGGCCCTGTGTACATGGGCATATAAATGGTATACAAATCAGACATCCACCAGCAACAAATCACGAAGAAGTTTATTTTGAAACACTTGTTTGGTAGACATAGTTCACCGTTTATTAAGGATGAAAACAAGTTTGCACACTGGTGAGAAGGCACACTTATTTTCACATAGAAATGAGATCTTGGTTGAAACTTGATACTGCACGATTTAAAGTATCTCCAATGTTTTTCAGAGTTGGTCAATATTTAGATTTTATAATCACCAATGCGGAGAACACACCTTCACATGAATACACAGTACAAAATGTCAAATGGTACAATGGCCTTTAcaagaaattgttggaaattctgcCCATCCCCAGttagacacttcctccaacaaggccacacctcctaagagtgccactccctgtgggccaaTGCAGGTTATTTCATTCAAACCTCCATA of the Chionomys nivalis chromosome 8, mChiNiv1.1, whole genome shotgun sequence genome contains:
- the LOC130879903 gene encoding monocarboxylate transporter 1-like; translation: MPLSPSGRQEPGGKNWCRNTDLIGGSPKGEKPSFLQTVNKFLDLSLFAHRGFLLYLSGNVVMFFGLFTPLVFLSNYGKSQHYSSEKSAFLLSILAFVDMVARPSMGLAANTKWIRPRIQYFFAASVVANGICHLLAPLSTSYVGFCIYAGVFGFAFGWLSSVLFETLMDLVGPQRFSSAVGLVTIVECCPVLLGPPLLGRLNDMYGDYKYTYWACGVILIIAGIYLFIGMGINYRLVAKEQKAEEKQKKEGKEDETSTDVDEKPKEVTKEAPSPQQNSSGDPAEEESPV